A stretch of DNA from Megalops cyprinoides isolate fMegCyp1 chromosome 17, fMegCyp1.pri, whole genome shotgun sequence:
GCCCGTTGGTCTCCTGCCGCTTTCCGGAGAGTAAAACCTGTGCAAAATGCTGACTTTCACGGCGCGACAGAATTGTGAGACGGAGGAGTCAAGTGGGGTGAGTTCCGATCCTGCGCGGCGTTCACGCGTTTGAATGGGCTGGGGGTCGCCGGCTGGGTACGGAGCGTCTCTGCGTGGAAGCGGGCACCTGTTTAATGTGCCCGCCGGGCTGCTCTGCGCGTTTCGGGCAGGACGGAGTGTTCaggctgatgtgcagtgtgttcAGCAGGAACATGCAGTACCAGCGCTGAATGGCTCGGGGACGGATGTGGATGTCAGAGGTGCAGAGCTTGTTTTAGCTGCATGTGGGTTCAGCTGTGTTTTGCTCAATGAAAGCGACCTTTTCCTGCAGTTTCCCTCACTGCCCAGTAGCCCTGGACTCCTAAACAGCCATCCTGTATCTTTTGACCCCTGGGCAATTGAGATAAGTAGCTGGGCTTTTCTGAAAAGCATAAGAATAGCAAACCACCCACATTTGCAGCAAAATGAAGTGGTCAGATAGCTAGAACCCAAATTATACTAAATGGTCTATTACCTAGTCTATGAACTGGTTAGCTCGGTAGTTCTACTCATTCTAAAAATGaactttatatattttgtaaagcCGCTAAAGGTGATCGGAACGATATTGTTTGAAAGGTAGACAGCAATGAGTTCTTATGTAGATATGCAGTTAATGTTCCTGGACTCTTGGATCCGGAGGGAGAGCTTGGTTTCTTTGTTGGTGTTGTCAGTCAGGAGGCGTGCAGTCGCTGCTGGCCTCCTGGGCGCTGAGCTGCTGTAGTTTCGGGGAGTGGTTTGGATCGCGGTTATTATAGGCAGGCGCAGCCGAGCGCAGGACTTCCTGGTGCATCTGCGTTCGCTGGCTGCGCAGACGGTCCGGCcgtcggggggagggggggggcgtcaCCGCTGGGTCTATATTTGGCGGTGGGAGGATCCTCCGCAGCCGTCTGCTATGTGAGACGCGGGGTGTAGCCCCGAAAGCGCCGCGCCGCGGCCCCACCGGCTGCCTCCCTCAGTACGTGCAGTTCAGCATTCAGCTGATGATGGGCGCGAATGTGCCAGATCGCCACTCCTTCGTGCCCCCTGTCCTCCTCTGACAGGGTTTAAGCTGTCCTATTTTCACCCCTTTAACGCCCCCACCACCCAAATTTCTGCTACCTACAACCAAGTCTTTGCGAAATGCTTGTGCGCATTCATATGTATTTAGCTGTAAGTAATAAGCAGAGATGATATCACCGTtatgataaatatttatgacGATATTCCAGCCGTAATTCGTGGccttttcctgtctgtcagtcgCCAAAATAATAAGCTTTGGAGAAAGTTCTTTTTTATCGGCGTCGTTAGCGTGGCTCTTTCTGCTGCTCTCAGTCAGATCTGATGGATATTTACGAGTCGAtcatggagaggaagaggcacGACAGCGAGCAGTCCTCCtgcagcgtgctggagtaccACGACCTGGAGGCCGCCGAGGCGCTGGTCTGCATGAGCtcctggggtcagaggtcgcaCCGACCGCGCCCTCTCACCCCCACCTCCGACTCCTGCGACTCCCTCCTGCACCCCGACCCTGCAGACCCCCCGAAGGATTTCGTCTCCCTCTCATCACTGGTGAGTAAAAGCGCAGAGCgtggggagcagaggggggagagaacagGGCCTGCTATTACATCACCTGCTGCTGAGGATGCTGGCAGAGGGGGCCACACTGTGAGCAAACAGACAGGGGCGGGGTCAACGACGGGGGCGGGGCTTAAATCAGAGGCGGggccagaaaacaaaaaaaaaacccagcagcaCTGGCAATGCCAGTCTGTGCCTGAAACCCTGAGCCCCTGAGGTGACCGCAGCTCACGGGTTCCATctctacagcacagtgtgacTTTGCCAGAATATTCCGGTGGAAAGGATCAAGCTGAAAAATGCAGCCGAGTATTACCCTCTTACAGAAAGCCGGAACTGCTGGCAGTCCCCTGCTGTGTCGATGGGCCTCTGCCTGTAGCTGTGCCTGCTTCCTGTGCCCGTCGCTAACGCTAGCATGGAGTTTGTTTGCACAGTAATGCAGTGACCTATAGTAATTCCAGTTTATTGAATGCTTTCTTGTAGTTCAGGCATTTTATCTCACAAGCCTTTATACTTTAATTCAATTTATTTCTTCTACAGCAGTCTACTGTAATGAGCATCATCTGTATAGAATAAGTGTTAGGACACAGTATTTGTTACTTTAATTTTCAATGGGTTTGCGGGACTATCCTGTAAATGTCTGTCAGTTGACCCTTTTCTCCAGTGTAAGTCAGTGTTAGCTGTTTCTGGTGCTGAAACGGGTGGCGGTAATGAGCCCACAGTGTAGCGGGAGCACAGGGCCTGccggctgtctgtctgtcagcacgCTGGCATCTCAGCGTGTTATTTCAGTGTGTACCTGTGGACCCTGCTGCTGGCAGTGTGAGGGGCTCAGAGGGTGCAGGCTCTGCTCACGTTTAAATACATTATGCATGAACTTTTCCTGCATCAGACACCTATTGTGGTCTAACCgacatgtaaataaattgtgctctttccctccctctctccccccctctctccctctctctctctttctctcccccatctctctccccctctctctcccactctctctctccccctctctctccctctctctctctccctctctctctctctctctctctcttcctctctctccctctccctctctctctctctgtctctgtctctctctccctctctctctgtctctctccctctctctctctgtgtttccctctcccactctctctctgtctcccactctctctctccctcgctctctctctttctctctctctctctctctctctgtctctctgcagtgcatGACTCCACCTCACAGCCCCAGTTTTGTAGAGAGCCCGGtcggcagcagcagctccccgGTGTCAGTGTCGGGACAGAGACCCATCCCGTCCAGACTGTGCTCCAGCGTACCCCGCCGCGGGCCTCCCCACACCAGCCTGCGGCCCGCCACGGTCACCATGGCAGAGCCACGCCCCCCCATGCTGCCCTGCAGAGCCATGGCAACCAGCGTCATCCGCCACACTGCGGACCGGTCCCCCGGCCGGCACATTCCAGCAGCCGCCCCCGAGCAGCAGGGGTCGCCCCaaactgccccctccccctccccccctccccctgctcagCCGGGACAGCAGGCAGCCCCCGCACCCCCTGGGACCCCAgctcccccctcccaacacaACTCCCAGAGCAGCGGCATCGAGGCCAGACAGGACACCAGCACACCGTCACCCGACACCGCAGCCACGCACACTGCCCCGCCCACACCCGCCagcacccccctctccccgcccccctTGCCTAGCCCCCCTGTTATCTGCCAGATGTTCCCGGTGGGCGGGCAGCCCGGCATGATCTCCGCCTTCATCCAGGGCCCTGTCCAATCGCAGCGCCCGCAGCCCATCCTGGTGGGGCCTCCCGTCCCCCAGGGGGCAGTGATGTTCGTGGTGCCGCAGCCGCCCGTGCCCCAGGCCCCGCCCTGCCCGCAGGCCGTGCTGACCCTCGGCAACACCAAGCTGCTGCCACTGGCGCCAGCGCCTGTCTACATGCCCCCGGGCCAGAGCAGCGGGGCCGCCCAGGCCGACCTGTCCCGCCGCCGAAACTACGTCTGCAGCTTCCCCGGCTGCAGGAAGACCTACTTCAAGAGCTCCCACCTGAAGGCCCACCTGCGCACCCACACAGGTAACGGCACCGCCTCCGCAGAGACGGCCACAACTCTCTCACATTACACCTGTCAAGCTAACATGCTAACTGTGAGCGGGTCAGTCAGAGAGGGGTGGTGTTTTCAGCtgtgtgggcggcagtgtagcatagcggaAAGAGGTAGGACTTGTcaccaagaggttgctggttcgattccccactggggcactggtatggtacccttgggcaagatacttaacccacgatTGTCTCAgaaaatatctagctgtatacaCAGATAAAATTCTGACCTATGCTGCatgagagtgtctgctgcatgataatgatgtaatgtgtgtgagtaATAGTTTGAACaggaatttaaatgaatttgccTGTCAGTGCTGGAGATAGCGGGGTTCCTGTGCTGggtgtgtggtttgttttgggGGGTTACGCGGTGCATGGCGATGACAGTTCGTCTGTCTCTGTCCCGCTCAGGGGAGAAACcgttcagctgcagctgggacGGCTGCGACAAGAAGTTCGCCCGCTCGGACGAGCTGTCTCGCCACCGGCGCACGCACACGGGCGAGAAGAAGTTCGCCTGCCCCGTGTGTGACCGCCGCTTCATGCGCAGCGACCACCTGACCAAGCACGCCCGCCGCCACATGAGCGCCAAGAAGGTCCCGGCCTGGCAGGCGGAGGTGCGTGACCTGGGCAAGATGGGTGCGGGCAAGCCGCCGGCCGCCGCCCCCGCCACCCTCCCCCTCAATGTGCTCGTACCCGCCTCAAACTagctccacccctccctcagcGGCCAATCGGCTGCCTCAGGACTCACCCCTCACCGGTCGCCACGGTGACCAACACAAACAAGGCTGCTACCAGTTCATGGGACAGAGAGACTGATGTTGCACTGGAATTCCCCCCTCTTTTTGCtcatttgtacatatttacatttgtacatatttacatttgtacatatttacatttgtacatattttaaaggATTCATTGTTTACTTTTAAGTAATTTTTACAAACCGTATGCTCTTTTTGCCAAAGCCTTTGTATAAGCTGTCTTACTGTTCGACTGTCtatgtctgtatatttgtaaatatgcaCTTCtatatatgaatgtattgtgtatttcgaactgcatttatttacagaatatgaaaatgttattgttatgttaTTGGTATAAAATCTGTAAGTGGACAGTATTCTGTACTGTGATTACTGCATACTATCTCACTTTGcatatttaataaacatttgtaATACTGAATGTGCTTGCTTATGTGAGAGCTGCCTTTAAGCTTCATTGCGAATAGATGTTAATACAGAACTAAAACAATGCGAAAATATCACTAAAGTGCAGATTTGCACTTTGAACAGTTGGGAAAGTCGTCGTTTCGGCGCTGCACATTTAGATGTTTTCCAAGCTGTCTATTAGGTATCGCAGTGGCCATTTCGTGAATATGTTCTGTACGGGATCGGACTGTTTAACGTTGTTGGCCCTGTAGACGTTGCGATGTGTTTCGCTTAATTCAGGTGTTTCATGTGTTCTTGTATTCAGATTTATAACATACGTGCATATGAAATAATAGGCGGTCAGACGCGTTTTACAAACTTCGTCTATACACTTGAAACAGtaaatttgctgttttgatccaAGCCACACGTTAGACGAAACGAATCTGAAGGGCATTTAAATACGATTTTAAAACCATACTCTCTCGCGCACAATCTTTGTCATTGATCATAAGCAGTTTGGGAAACCATCCTTCACTGTGATCGGGACGCCGCCTTCGCGCAGCAATACTGTCAGTTCTAGCAATCAGAGTGAAAAGTGAACACTTTATAGCGCTGAATAACATTTATCATTCAAAGGAAGAGCTTCTCCAAGCAGTGCATGGAGAGACTATATTTAGCAACGCGTATGACATGCAGGGCTTATGCAGAAGCTCGTCATTTTCTCATCGCTGGGAAAATCTCTTAAATCTCTGAACACCTCTGTCCTACCAGTTGCgcacttttttgtttcacttataTGATTTCAAATTTTATGACATACGTTTCATCAGATGGCAGTAAACACGGGGGCTACAATGAACCATGGAAATGCTTGGGGATCCCGGACCACTGGGATCGCGTTGTGTTACAGCGTTATGGTGCTTTGCTCAACACAATTCCAAACCCAAATGCGACATTTCCAGCATTACCTTCTACACCCAGTAACAACGTTACTCAAATCAGATCCCAGGAATGAGAAGTGGCGAGAGGGCGCGACCAATCCGAGACGGCGTGGAGCTGGAATATGCGCGACGCGATGTTGATTGACGGATGTGACCCCGCCCCTTCGCCTTACTGACCGACATTCTGAACGCGAAAAAACAGCCGCCGAGGGCCCACAATGCACAGCGCGTCGCCGTCC
This window harbors:
- the klf11a gene encoding Krueppel-like factor 11a, producing MLTFTARQNCETEESSGSDLMDIYESIMERKRHDSEQSSCSVLEYHDLEAAEALVCMSSWGQRSHRPRPLTPTSDSCDSLLHPDPADPPKDFVSLSSLCMTPPHSPSFVESPVGSSSSPVSVSGQRPIPSRLCSSVPRRGPPHTSLRPATVTMAEPRPPMLPCRAMATSVIRHTADRTPSPDTAATHTAPPTPASTPLSPPPLPSPPVICQMFPVGGQPGMISAFIQGPVQSQRPQPILVGPPVPQGAVMFVVPQPPVPQAPPCPQAVLTLGNTKLLPLAPAPVYMPPGQSSGAAQADLSRRRNYVCSFPGCRKTYFKSSHLKAHLRTHTGEKPFSCSWDGCDKKFARSDELSRHRRTHTGEKKFACPVCDRRFMRSDHLTKHARRHMSAKKVPAWQAEVRDLGKMGAGKPPAAAPATLPLNVLVPASN